A window from Nitrospirota bacterium encodes these proteins:
- a CDS encoding tetratricopeptide repeat protein has translation MGKLITLIFILFLGVIAYFAVLNRETVTVLVTNNLAYEIPKIALVLISATAGALLMLIVYTIRDTRRLIDNIQAQKRQKKQEKVQTLYSRALGAIYAGKTEVATDALKDILKEDPMNVQALLRLGELALNAKDHKKALDYFKRALSSDPENVETLLSLVKVKELMGEHEEALTYIDEILENDPQNITALYRKREILERLARWDDLIYLQKGIIKQSGDENEQQMLVGYKYEYGRESLEAGELEKAKKAFRNVIKLDKDFIPAHLGLAEVMVQEENTEEAINYLEKTYQQYKSMIVLARLEDLLLNIGEPSRLIRLYKNSLAEKPSDNVLKFFLAKLYYRLEMLDDALEIIQGIENPAAFPEIARIKGGIYLKRGQTEKAAEEFGSALNLKMTLRLPYCCLNCGHTSEQWAGRCSSCGRWNTYYFNIHETCRVTDAERG, from the coding sequence ATGGGAAAACTGATCACGCTTATATTTATCCTGTTTCTTGGAGTTATAGCATATTTTGCTGTTCTCAACCGTGAAACCGTAACAGTACTGGTTACAAACAACCTTGCCTACGAGATACCAAAGATAGCACTTGTGCTTATCTCTGCCACGGCCGGCGCACTGCTTATGTTGATCGTCTATACCATAAGGGATACGCGGAGGCTGATAGATAACATACAGGCCCAGAAACGTCAGAAAAAGCAGGAGAAGGTTCAGACCCTTTATTCACGTGCACTCGGTGCCATCTACGCAGGCAAGACAGAGGTTGCCACAGATGCCCTGAAGGACATACTCAAGGAAGACCCCATGAACGTGCAGGCGCTTCTGAGGCTCGGAGAACTTGCACTCAATGCAAAAGACCACAAAAAGGCCCTTGACTACTTCAAGAGGGCACTGTCGTCAGACCCCGAAAATGTCGAGACACTCCTCAGCCTCGTCAAGGTCAAGGAGTTGATGGGTGAACACGAGGAGGCGCTCACTTATATTGACGAGATACTGGAGAACGACCCGCAGAATATCACCGCACTTTACAGGAAGCGGGAGATACTCGAACGTCTCGCACGGTGGGATGACCTGATATACCTTCAGAAGGGCATTATCAAGCAGTCCGGCGACGAAAACGAGCAGCAGATGCTGGTCGGCTATAAATATGAATACGGACGCGAGAGCCTTGAGGCAGGGGAGCTTGAGAAGGCAAAAAAAGCCTTCAGGAATGTGATAAAGCTTGACAAGGATTTTATCCCGGCCCATCTTGGTCTTGCAGAGGTGATGGTACAGGAGGAAAATACGGAAGAGGCCATAAACTATCTTGAAAAGACTTACCAGCAATACAAATCCATGATTGTGCTTGCCCGGCTTGAGGACCTGCTGCTCAATATAGGGGAGCCGTCACGACTGATAAGGCTTTACAAGAACAGCCTTGCAGAAAAGCCCTCTGACAATGTCCTGAAATTCTTCCTTGCCAAGCTTTATTACAGGCTTGAGATGCTTGATGATGCCCTTGAGATTATCCAGGGGATAGAAAACCCGGCTGCATTCCCCGAGATAGCCAGGATCAAGGGCGGGATATACCTGAAGCGGGGTCAGACAGAAAAGGCTGCAGAGGAATTCGGGTCTGCCCTGAACCTGAAGATGACGCTCAGGTTACCTTACTGCTGCCTGAACTGCGGTCATACCTCCGAGCAATGGGCCGGCAGGTGCTCATCCTGCGGCAGGTGGAACACATATTATTTTAATATCCATGAGACCTGCAGGGTTACAGATGCAGAGCGGGGATAA
- a CDS encoding RNA ligase partner protein gives MQSGDKETGPRTERFRPGRVVLDTSLFVNPDARKYFGDTPTEALEGFLFLAAQIPILEFYMPPSIFRELLNFIQKDKLSGDLLVVLHQKPPSKYELTCPAFLLYELIEDIRERINKGLRVAESAVRGVSSKGEKEIIQELRRKYREALREGIIDSKEDVDLILLARELDALLVTADQGVIKWAEKLGIKWLFPEKFRDYLLSSIKKARLLDIQI, from the coding sequence ATGCAGAGCGGGGATAAAGAAACCGGTCCGCGTACAGAGAGATTCAGACCCGGCAGGGTGGTTCTTGATACAAGCCTCTTTGTAAACCCGGATGCAAGGAAGTATTTTGGCGACACGCCGACTGAAGCCCTGGAGGGTTTTCTCTTCCTGGCGGCACAGATCCCGATACTTGAGTTTTATATGCCCCCTTCCATCTTCAGGGAGCTCCTGAACTTTATACAGAAGGACAAACTCTCAGGCGACCTCCTCGTGGTCCTGCATCAGAAACCACCAAGCAAATACGAGTTGACCTGCCCGGCCTTTCTGCTTTACGAGCTGATTGAGGATATAAGAGAGCGGATTAATAAAGGCCTGAGGGTTGCGGAATCAGCAGTCAGGGGAGTAAGCAGCAAGGGAGAGAAGGAGATCATTCAGGAGCTGAGAAGAAAATACAGGGAGGCGCTGAGAGAGGGGATAATCGACTCAAAAGAGGATGTAGACCTGATTCTCCTTGCAAGGGAACTGGATGCCCTGCTCGTTACAGCAGATCAGGGGGTGATTAAATGGGCTGAGAAGCTCGGCATTAAATGGCTCTTTCCCGAGAAATTCCGCGACTATCTCCTGAGTTCCATTAAAAAAGCCCGGCTCCTTGATATACAGATATAA
- a CDS encoding RNA ligase — protein MIAEFPDFLKNYLPGERINNETLQSFDIEKRTFYRLTKDLSGLPRGTVFWDSGILHGYQKIKRILHLEQGIRRYFRGPFYAEEKMDGYNVRVRRIGARVFAFTRGGVICPFTTDRLPDLLPIGFFDDLPDYTLCGEVVGPENPYNSEAVPYMKEDIAFFAFDIKDPDGKSISLGERYRIYEEKSLPCVRHWGPFSDSDVEEIKTILFELDREDREGLVIKSVAGGEEVKYVTLSSCIRDIHSTAHLITELPAGFYIQRLIRIAAITYEHSLTLDDTAKLSIADALIDPLQDTVRRVASGESIKEFFTIRVNRKETMDALMQHLGRTGVSVHPVSIERAGTRYRCVFYRTFPKGTKELRRKLRGYGFYD, from the coding sequence ATGATAGCGGAGTTTCCCGATTTCCTGAAAAATTACCTCCCCGGGGAGAGGATAAACAATGAGACCTTACAGTCCTTCGACATTGAGAAGAGAACCTTTTACCGCCTGACAAAAGACCTCTCCGGTCTGCCCAGGGGCACTGTTTTCTGGGACAGCGGAATACTGCACGGCTATCAGAAGATCAAGAGGATTTTGCACCTTGAGCAGGGGATCAGACGGTATTTTAGAGGGCCATTCTACGCTGAAGAGAAGATGGACGGTTATAATGTAAGGGTCAGGAGGATAGGTGCGAGGGTCTTTGCCTTTACAAGAGGGGGGGTTATTTGCCCCTTTACAACGGACAGGCTTCCTGATCTTCTTCCCATTGGTTTTTTCGATGATCTTCCTGACTATACGCTCTGTGGTGAGGTGGTGGGTCCTGAAAACCCCTATAATTCAGAGGCAGTACCTTATATGAAAGAGGATATCGCCTTCTTTGCCTTTGACATCAAGGACCCTGACGGCAAGAGCATCTCCCTGGGTGAGAGATACAGGATATATGAAGAAAAGTCCCTTCCATGTGTGAGACACTGGGGGCCTTTTTCGGACAGTGACGTAGAGGAGATCAAAACCATTCTCTTTGAGCTTGACAGGGAAGACAGGGAAGGGTTGGTGATAAAATCAGTTGCCGGAGGAGAGGAGGTCAAGTATGTAACGCTGAGCTCCTGCATACGGGATATACACTCCACGGCACACCTCATAACCGAGCTTCCCGCTGGTTTTTATATTCAGAGGTTAATCCGTATTGCCGCAATAACATATGAGCACTCCCTCACGCTTGACGATACCGCCAAGCTCTCAATTGCCGATGCCCTGATAGACCCCCTGCAGGATACTGTCCGGAGAGTGGCCTCCGGAGAGAGCATAAAAGAGTTTTTTACGATCCGGGTTAACAGGAAAGAGACGATGGATGCCCTGATGCAGCATCTCGGAAGAACAGGGGTGAGCGTTCATCCGGTCTCTATTGAGAGGGCCGGGACCAGGTACAGGTGTGTCTTTTACAGGACTTTTCCAAAGGGTACAAAAGAGCTGAGGCGAAAACTCAGGGGTTATGGGTTTTATGATTGA